The proteins below are encoded in one region of Geomonas ferrireducens:
- a CDS encoding two-component system sensor histidine kinase NtrB encodes MRRTDLFRGATLFACVVAISLLHYLTPLRLAVLHDIFQRLYYIPIILSAFWFGFRGGIGCAILVTIAYAPHILFQWGGHIAMEMEKYLEVILYNVVGGITGFLSQQDRFRREELERSAKGLEDSYRQLKEQSELIIRIEEQLRRAERLSALGELSAILAHEIRNPLASIRGTAEILMEDGSTANRHEFLEILVKESDRLNRVVEDFLRMARPEPADKRECDLNEELANIVTLLSAQALTGGVTLELERSALPQVVADPGKLHQAFMNILLNAIQASSHGGKVRVATNLGRDGRIEIRFTDEGSGISAEALAKIFEPFFTTKGSGTGLGLSITKKIIEGHGGTLEVQSEPGRGTTFLVALPLSA; translated from the coding sequence ATGAGACGAACCGACCTCTTCAGGGGCGCCACCCTTTTCGCCTGCGTCGTCGCCATAAGCCTTCTGCATTACCTCACACCGCTCAGGCTCGCGGTGTTGCACGACATCTTCCAGCGCCTGTACTACATCCCCATCATCCTATCCGCCTTCTGGTTCGGTTTTCGCGGCGGCATCGGCTGCGCCATCCTTGTCACCATCGCCTACGCCCCCCACATCCTCTTCCAGTGGGGCGGCCACATCGCCATGGAGATGGAGAAATACCTCGAGGTCATCCTCTACAACGTGGTAGGGGGGATCACCGGCTTCCTGTCGCAGCAGGACCGTTTCCGCCGCGAGGAGCTGGAGCGTAGCGCCAAGGGGCTCGAGGACTCCTACCGGCAGTTGAAAGAGCAGTCCGAGCTCATCATCAGGATCGAGGAGCAGTTGCGGCGCGCCGAGCGCCTCTCCGCCCTGGGCGAGCTCTCCGCCATCCTGGCCCACGAGATCCGCAACCCCTTAGCCTCGATCCGCGGCACCGCCGAAATCCTCATGGAGGACGGCAGCACGGCCAACCGCCACGAATTTCTGGAGATCCTCGTCAAGGAGTCCGACCGCCTGAACCGCGTCGTCGAGGACTTCCTGCGCATGGCGCGCCCGGAGCCGGCCGACAAGAGGGAATGCGACTTGAACGAAGAACTTGCCAACATCGTGACCCTCCTCTCCGCCCAGGCCCTCACCGGCGGCGTCACTCTTGAGCTCGAACGCAGTGCGCTCCCGCAGGTGGTCGCCGATCCCGGGAAGCTGCACCAGGCCTTCATGAACATCCTGCTGAACGCGATCCAGGCCTCGTCGCATGGGGGGAAGGTGCGCGTCGCCACCAACTTGGGGCGCGATGGACGCATCGAGATCCGCTTCACCGACGAGGGGAGCGGCATCTCCGCCGAGGCGCTCGCCAAGATCTTCGAACCCTTCTTCACCACCAAGGGAAGCGGCACCGGCTTAGGGCTCTCCATCACCAAGAAGATCATCGAAGGGCATGGCGGCACCCTGGAGGTGCAGAGCGAGCCGGGGCGCGGGACCACCTTCCTGGTAGCTCTCCCGCTCTCCGCGTAG
- a CDS encoding QcrA and Rieske domain-containing protein, with protein sequence MENEGRRKFLGVCVAGCTVAAAAAAGYPVLRYLAPRSGQGGAAKLVIPAGELKEGDAKFFEFAGSSAVLIKTSSGQLVALSAVCTHLGCIVQWVKEKQQFLCPCHGGQFSTDGTVLGGPPPRPLAKIPFTVTEGNITIG encoded by the coding sequence ATGGAGAACGAAGGGAGAAGGAAGTTTCTCGGGGTCTGCGTGGCCGGCTGCACGGTCGCGGCCGCGGCTGCCGCCGGGTACCCGGTGCTGCGCTACCTGGCACCCAGATCCGGACAGGGAGGGGCTGCCAAACTGGTGATACCGGCCGGGGAGCTGAAGGAGGGGGACGCCAAGTTCTTCGAGTTCGCCGGGTCCTCCGCCGTCCTCATCAAGACGAGCAGCGGCCAACTGGTCGCGCTCTCCGCAGTCTGCACCCATCTTGGCTGCATCGTGCAGTGGGTGAAGGAGAAGCAGCAGTTTCTCTGTCCCTGCCACGGCGGCCAGTTCTCCACCGACGGAACCGTGCTGGGGGGCCCTCCCCCGCGCCCGCTCGCTAAGATCCCGTTCACCGTCACCGAAGGTAACATCACCATCGGTTAA
- a CDS encoding cytochrome c3 family protein, with translation MARLTLHIAAFLMVFAILAGCDPITRHKVLSTVFDGVPTLPPPEEICTQYADAKLTEYKEELAGAKKAAEAGDVSNGSVHQPYDEKKCDNCHDKSKDDGLVRPAKQLCLMCHKDFFKDKGHYQHGPAAVGDCLACHVPHNSAYTSLLKVDRKNICDLCHKEQRAALGLHNKVAERKMVCADCHNPHYGTTSFFLK, from the coding sequence ATGGCACGACTCACGCTACATATCGCGGCTTTCCTGATGGTTTTCGCCATCCTCGCCGGGTGCGATCCCATCACCAGGCACAAGGTCCTCTCCACGGTGTTCGACGGGGTGCCGACGCTCCCCCCGCCCGAGGAGATCTGTACCCAGTACGCGGATGCGAAGCTCACCGAGTACAAGGAGGAACTTGCCGGGGCCAAGAAGGCCGCCGAGGCCGGGGACGTTTCCAACGGCTCGGTGCACCAGCCCTACGACGAAAAGAAGTGCGACAACTGCCATGACAAGTCCAAGGACGACGGTCTGGTGCGCCCCGCGAAGCAGCTTTGCCTCATGTGCCACAAGGACTTCTTCAAGGACAAGGGGCACTACCAGCACGGCCCCGCCGCGGTCGGCGACTGCCTCGCCTGCCACGTACCCCACAACTCCGCCTACACCTCGCTTCTGAAGGTGGACAGAAAGAACATCTGCGATCTCTGCCACAAGGAACAGCGCGCGGCGCTTGGGCTGCACAACAAGGTCGCCGAGCGTAAGATGGTCTGCGCCGACTGCCATAACCCCCATTACGGGACCACTTCGTTTTTCTTGAAATGA
- a CDS encoding DUF2318 domain-containing protein has protein sequence MVQQNKKGLQSLIIALVAVAAMATVAVAFSLPGMGKYEKVKPVNGAVTIPVAKVNDGKAHYYKLADGGKEINFFVVKGSDGQLHTAFDACDVCYREKKGYEQQGDKMNCNNCNQKFAINKIGAASGGGCNPSHLAAKVDASNVTISVTDLKSGARFF, from the coding sequence ATGGTTCAGCAGAACAAAAAAGGATTGCAGTCCCTCATCATCGCCCTTGTCGCCGTTGCGGCCATGGCCACCGTCGCCGTCGCGTTCTCCCTCCCCGGCATGGGCAAGTACGAGAAGGTGAAGCCGGTGAACGGCGCCGTAACCATCCCGGTAGCCAAGGTGAACGACGGCAAGGCGCACTATTACAAACTCGCCGACGGCGGCAAGGAGATCAACTTCTTCGTCGTCAAGGGAAGCGACGGCCAGCTCCACACCGCCTTCGACGCCTGCGACGTCTGCTACCGCGAGAAAAAGGGGTATGAGCAGCAGGGCGACAAGATGAACTGCAACAACTGCAACCAGAAGTTCGCCATCAACAAGATCGGTGCCGCCTCCGGTGGCGGGTGCAACCCCTCGCACCTGGCCGCCAAGGTCGATGCGAGCAACGTCACCATCTCGGTCACCGATCTGAAGTCCGGCGCGCGCTTCTTCTAG
- a CDS encoding cytochrome c3 family protein, giving the protein MKMLAFVPFALAALLLTSAGNARGDSCVTSACHVEIAKIAVPHAPVKEGDCASCHNAVSKEHPIKGGKSFQLAAKGGALCTGCHDGLASKKLVHEPVKSGECTACHKPHGSSGRFLLEKGDDQNPLCTGCHDQAAFQQRFMHGPAAVGSCTECHDPHQSQEKALLKQNVRDTCLRCHSDFNSQLKAAVFQHPPVKKDPCTTCHNPHGSGVPMFLVKKMPDLCISCHASIGKKIAEAKVLHKPIKSEAGCSSCHSSHFSKAKGLLAFTEMETCLSCHGTDKPPLKNIKKEIANKKYLHGPLKNGECKGCHDPHGSNYFRMLGGNYPETLYAPYKDGLYDACLKCHEKNLLRFADTTIYTKFRNGNRNLHYVHVVNSRKGRTCRVCHAPHASSGEKLINVEGVQFGEWKVPINFKTTAAGGSCAPGCHRPLAYNRDKAEDYSIK; this is encoded by the coding sequence ATGAAGATGCTTGCCTTTGTCCCTTTCGCGCTGGCCGCGCTGCTTCTCACCTCTGCCGGCAACGCCCGTGGCGACTCCTGCGTTACCTCGGCCTGCCACGTCGAAATTGCCAAAATTGCCGTTCCGCACGCCCCCGTCAAGGAGGGTGACTGCGCGAGCTGTCACAACGCCGTCTCCAAGGAGCACCCGATCAAGGGGGGCAAGAGCTTCCAGCTTGCCGCCAAGGGTGGAGCGCTCTGCACCGGCTGCCACGACGGGCTCGCCTCCAAGAAACTGGTGCACGAGCCTGTGAAAAGCGGGGAGTGCACCGCCTGCCACAAGCCGCACGGCAGCTCCGGCCGCTTCCTGCTCGAAAAGGGGGACGACCAGAACCCGCTCTGCACCGGCTGCCACGACCAGGCCGCCTTCCAGCAGCGCTTCATGCACGGCCCCGCCGCGGTCGGCTCCTGCACCGAGTGCCACGACCCGCACCAGTCCCAGGAGAAGGCGCTTCTCAAACAGAACGTGCGCGACACCTGCCTTAGGTGCCATTCCGACTTCAACAGCCAGCTGAAGGCCGCCGTCTTCCAGCACCCGCCGGTGAAGAAGGACCCCTGCACCACCTGCCACAATCCGCACGGCTCGGGCGTTCCCATGTTCCTCGTCAAGAAGATGCCCGACCTTTGCATCTCCTGCCACGCCTCCATCGGCAAGAAGATCGCCGAGGCGAAGGTGCTGCACAAGCCGATCAAGTCCGAGGCCGGCTGCAGTAGCTGCCACTCGAGCCACTTCTCGAAAGCAAAGGGCCTTTTGGCCTTCACCGAGATGGAGACCTGCCTCTCCTGCCACGGCACCGACAAGCCTCCCCTGAAGAACATCAAGAAGGAGATCGCCAACAAGAAGTACCTGCACGGCCCGCTCAAAAACGGCGAGTGCAAGGGGTGCCACGACCCGCACGGCTCCAACTACTTCCGGATGCTCGGCGGCAACTATCCCGAGACCCTCTACGCCCCCTATAAGGACGGGCTGTACGACGCGTGCCTTAAGTGCCACGAGAAGAACCTGTTGCGCTTCGCCGACACCACCATCTACACGAAGTTCAGAAACGGCAACCGCAACCTGCACTACGTCCACGTGGTGAACAGCCGCAAGGGACGCACCTGCCGCGTCTGCCACGCGCCCCACGCAAGCAGCGGCGAGAAGCTCATCAACGTGGAAGGGGTGCAGTTCGGCGAGTGGAAGGTACCCATCAACTTCAAGACGACCGCAGCCGGCGGTTCCTGCGCCCCCGGATGCCACCGCCCACTCGCCTACAACCGCGACAAGGCCGAGGATTACAGCATCAAGTAA
- a CDS encoding NHL repeat-containing protein has product MVLALALVAFGLTGCGARKLGSGEPVFWPPDPNPPRVQFLKGVSASKDVTKDKASVKLLSLSNEEEDTNKVIAKPYGIASNKGRIYVVDTIQNNVAIFDLVKETYEILPGSKGQGKLKKPINIAVASDGNVFVADTFRKEVMMYDEMGNFVRAYGKDIQMKPVDVAVDDKNIYALDISNNEIKIIDRQSGDLAGAIGKGSETQQGLSLPTNLTMDKDGYLYVTNAGTGKVVKLDRDGHIVHTFGGLGDSFGEFGRPRGISVDDKGRIYVADASHQNVQIFNETGRILMFFGDPGYVYESLNLPAGVMVIRDNLDYFQKLAAPNFILEEVIVVTNQFGPVKVSFYGLGQMKDFKGYESLPKPAPKGKGEAEGKK; this is encoded by the coding sequence ATGGTGCTGGCGCTCGCGCTCGTCGCCTTCGGGCTCACCGGCTGCGGCGCGAGAAAGCTCGGTTCCGGTGAGCCGGTGTTCTGGCCACCCGACCCCAACCCCCCCAGGGTTCAGTTCCTGAAAGGGGTCTCCGCCTCCAAGGACGTGACGAAGGACAAGGCCAGCGTGAAACTCCTCTCCCTCTCCAACGAGGAGGAGGACACCAATAAGGTCATCGCCAAGCCGTACGGCATCGCCTCGAACAAGGGGCGCATCTACGTCGTCGACACCATCCAGAACAACGTCGCCATCTTCGACCTGGTAAAAGAGACCTACGAGATACTCCCCGGGAGCAAGGGGCAGGGCAAGCTCAAAAAGCCGATCAACATCGCCGTCGCCTCCGACGGCAACGTCTTCGTCGCCGACACCTTCCGCAAGGAGGTGATGATGTACGACGAAATGGGCAACTTCGTCAGGGCCTACGGCAAGGACATCCAGATGAAGCCGGTCGACGTCGCCGTCGACGACAAGAACATCTACGCCCTGGACATCTCCAACAACGAGATCAAGATCATCGACCGCCAAAGCGGCGACTTGGCCGGCGCCATCGGCAAGGGGAGCGAGACCCAGCAGGGGCTGTCGCTTCCCACCAACCTCACCATGGACAAGGACGGCTACCTCTACGTCACCAACGCCGGCACCGGCAAAGTGGTGAAGCTCGACCGCGACGGGCACATCGTGCACACCTTCGGCGGGCTCGGCGATTCCTTCGGCGAGTTCGGCCGTCCCCGCGGCATCTCCGTCGACGACAAGGGGCGCATCTACGTCGCCGACGCCTCGCATCAGAACGTGCAGATCTTCAACGAGACCGGGCGCATCCTGATGTTCTTCGGAGACCCGGGCTACGTCTACGAATCGCTCAACCTCCCCGCCGGGGTGATGGTGATCAGGGACAACCTCGACTACTTCCAGAAGCTTGCCGCGCCCAACTTCATCCTCGAGGAGGTCATCGTGGTGACCAACCAGTTCGGGCCCGTGAAGGTCTCCTTCTACGGCCTCGGGCAGATGAAGGACTTCAAGGGGTATGAGAGCCTCCCGAAGCCGGCGCCGAAAGGGAAGGGCGAAGCGGAAGGGAAGAAGTAA
- a CDS encoding arsenosugar biosynthesis-associated peroxidase-like protein gives METYYDPKDLGSFAEIGKDAPELAGKFFDYYNEVFAEGELTEREKALIALAVAHTVQCPYCIDAYTRACLEKGSHLGEMTEALHVVTAIRGGASLVHGVQMRKIAEKLSL, from the coding sequence ATGGAAACCTACTACGACCCGAAGGACCTCGGGAGCTTCGCCGAGATCGGCAAGGACGCGCCGGAACTGGCCGGGAAGTTTTTCGACTACTACAACGAGGTCTTCGCCGAAGGGGAGCTCACCGAAAGGGAAAAGGCCTTGATCGCCCTCGCCGTCGCCCACACCGTGCAGTGCCCCTACTGCATCGACGCCTACACGAGGGCCTGCCTCGAGAAGGGATCGCACCTGGGAGAGATGACCGAGGCCCTGCACGTGGTGACCGCGATCCGCGGCGGCGCCTCGTTGGTACACGGGGTGCAGATGCGCAAGATCGCGGAAAAACTTTCGCTCTAG
- a CDS encoding cytochrome b, whose product MLNRLYRWLDLRYGIGEIAEKELTGYLLPRNINEWYSLGSVLLVIFAIQVVTGMLLMIYYVPDADKAFKSVSFIMNEVPFGWFIRLCHAVGSNMMVAVLLMHMLSTLMMGSYKAPRELNWVTGFTLFALVQGISLTGYLAPWSQLSFWATTVATNSVSAIPVLGPTLVEFLRGGKLVGPATLGRFFALHAAVLPVVIAAFIGAHLFFLKRTGISAPPFGRDETANPFEAREYHYQGHPGGIPFFPNYALQDLSSISIYFAVFLAVVFFWPNMPFTPDAFVPADPFKTPAHIKPEWYFLANYQTLKIFPSELLGLSVQAAAMTFLALLPFIDRSPERHPLKRPLFLTLAIAGILLWIALSVWGHLS is encoded by the coding sequence ATGTTAAACCGGCTGTACCGCTGGCTCGATCTGCGCTACGGGATCGGCGAGATCGCGGAAAAGGAGCTCACCGGCTACCTTCTGCCGCGCAACATCAACGAATGGTATTCCCTGGGGAGCGTCCTTTTGGTGATCTTCGCCATACAGGTCGTCACCGGCATGCTCCTCATGATCTACTACGTGCCGGACGCGGACAAGGCGTTCAAGAGCGTCTCCTTCATCATGAACGAGGTCCCCTTCGGCTGGTTCATCCGCCTGTGTCACGCGGTGGGGTCGAACATGATGGTGGCGGTGCTCCTCATGCACATGCTCTCCACCCTCATGATGGGGAGCTACAAGGCGCCGCGCGAGTTGAACTGGGTCACCGGCTTCACGCTTTTCGCCCTGGTGCAGGGGATCTCGCTCACCGGCTACCTCGCGCCTTGGAGCCAGCTCTCCTTCTGGGCCACGACGGTCGCCACCAACAGCGTCAGCGCCATCCCGGTCTTAGGCCCCACCCTGGTCGAGTTCCTGCGCGGCGGAAAGCTCGTGGGGCCGGCAACGCTCGGGCGCTTCTTCGCACTGCACGCGGCGGTCCTCCCCGTGGTGATTGCGGCCTTCATCGGGGCCCACCTCTTCTTCCTGAAACGGACCGGCATCTCGGCTCCCCCCTTCGGCAGGGACGAGACGGCGAACCCGTTCGAGGCACGCGAATACCACTACCAGGGGCACCCGGGGGGTATCCCCTTCTTCCCGAACTACGCGCTGCAGGATCTCAGCTCGATCTCGATCTACTTCGCGGTGTTCCTCGCGGTGGTCTTCTTCTGGCCCAACATGCCGTTCACGCCGGACGCCTTCGTCCCGGCCGACCCCTTCAAGACACCGGCGCACATAAAGCCGGAGTGGTACTTCCTGGCCAACTACCAGACCCTGAAGATCTTCCCGAGCGAGTTGCTAGGGCTCTCGGTGCAGGCGGCGGCGATGACCTTCCTGGCGCTGCTCCCTTTCATCGACCGCTCTCCTGAGCGCCACCCCTTGAAGCGCCCGCTCTTTCTCACCCTGGCGATCGCCGGCATCCTGCTCTGGATCGCACTGAGCGTATGGGGGCACCTGTCATGA
- a CDS encoding heavy-metal-associated domain-containing protein: MKNRIWNSVLLLVVVTVLGVFAFYVRVGATADQVVVLRTSGMTCGACVKKINEALQTQKGVAATEVDLESGLVIAGYDSKQVAPERLAAAVEKCGFASKVAGVLTPEQFRTMAGRDLGGKAAVGGCCGKVGCGGK; encoded by the coding sequence ATGAAAAACAGGATATGGAACAGCGTCCTCTTGCTCGTCGTGGTCACGGTGCTTGGCGTCTTCGCCTTTTACGTTAGGGTGGGGGCTACCGCCGACCAGGTCGTCGTGCTGCGCACCTCCGGGATGACCTGCGGCGCCTGCGTCAAGAAGATCAACGAGGCTCTGCAGACGCAGAAGGGGGTGGCGGCCACCGAGGTGGACCTTGAAAGCGGGCTCGTCATAGCCGGTTACGACTCGAAGCAGGTGGCCCCGGAACGGCTGGCCGCCGCGGTAGAGAAGTGCGGCTTCGCCTCCAAGGTTGCCGGCGTGCTCACCCCAGAGCAGTTCCGCACCATGGCCGGGCGCGACCTGGGTGGCAAGGCCGCCGTCGGTGGCTGCTGCGGCAAAGTGGGCTGCGGCGGGAAGTAA
- a CDS encoding ferredoxin codes for MARKPLVKKDECISCGICIGNLPAVFRFDDHGKSECYDPEGADEAEIQARAIDLCPVSCIIWEE; via the coding sequence GTGGCGAGAAAACCGCTGGTAAAAAAGGACGAATGCATCAGTTGCGGCATCTGCATCGGGAACCTTCCCGCCGTGTTCCGCTTTGACGACCACGGCAAGTCCGAGTGTTACGACCCGGAAGGGGCCGACGAGGCGGAGATCCAGGCCCGCGCCATCGACCTCTGCCCGGTCTCCTGCATCATCTGGGAGGAGTAG
- the arsS gene encoding arsenosugar biosynthesis radical SAM (seleno)protein ArsS (Some members of this family are selenoproteins.), protein MPGTTQNNATESFRQRLARHELRLERDETHALQVNVGLVCNLACGHCHLEAGPARSEIMERPVMDEVIAAAARLPFAVIDVTGGAPELVPELPYLLRGLAPHAVRLIVRTNLVVLEGERGEPLMELYRDLGVTLVASLPAANQAQTDAQRGAGVWERSMAALARLNALGYGMPGSPLELDLVSNPSGAFLPAPQLQAQEKFRRDLARRHGVSFHNLYTFANAPLGRFRLFLERSGNLDAYLDKLASGFNPCAVSGVMCRSQLSVDWTGRLYDCDFHLSRGINMGGEERFLRELTELPAPGTSIPAADHCYACTVGAGFT, encoded by the coding sequence ATGCCCGGAACAACGCAAAACAACGCGACGGAGAGCTTCCGGCAACGGCTCGCGCGCCACGAGCTCCGCCTCGAGCGGGACGAGACCCACGCGCTGCAGGTGAATGTAGGCCTTGTCTGCAACTTGGCCTGCGGGCACTGCCACCTGGAGGCGGGTCCCGCCCGGAGCGAGATTATGGAGCGCCCGGTGATGGACGAGGTGATCGCCGCCGCCGCGCGCCTTCCCTTTGCCGTCATCGACGTGACCGGCGGCGCCCCGGAACTGGTGCCGGAGCTCCCCTACCTTTTACGCGGCCTGGCACCTCACGCCGTGAGGCTCATCGTGCGCACGAACCTGGTCGTCCTGGAGGGGGAGCGGGGCGAGCCCCTCATGGAACTCTACCGCGACCTAGGCGTCACGCTTGTCGCCTCGCTTCCCGCCGCCAACCAGGCGCAAACCGACGCACAGCGCGGTGCCGGGGTCTGGGAGCGAAGCATGGCGGCACTTGCGCGTCTGAACGCGCTCGGCTACGGCATGCCGGGAAGCCCGCTCGAGCTCGACCTCGTCAGCAACCCTTCGGGCGCCTTCCTCCCGGCGCCGCAGCTCCAGGCCCAGGAGAAGTTCCGGCGCGATCTCGCACGCAGGCACGGCGTCAGCTTCCACAACCTCTACACCTTCGCCAACGCGCCGCTCGGCCGCTTCCGCCTCTTCCTTGAGCGCTCGGGGAACCTGGACGCCTACCTCGACAAGCTTGCCTCCGGCTTCAACCCCTGCGCCGTCTCCGGCGTAATGTGCCGCAGCCAGCTCTCCGTCGACTGGACGGGACGCCTCTACGACTGCGATTTTCACCTCTCCCGCGGCATCAACATGGGGGGGGAGGAGCGCTTCCTGCGGGAGCTCACCGAGCTTCCCGCGCCGGGCACATCCATCCCCGCCGCCGACCACTGCTACGCCTGCACCGTGGGCGCCGGCTTCACCTGA